A genomic region of Mesorhizobium sp. NZP2077 contains the following coding sequences:
- a CDS encoding peroxidase family protein: MLHGETSSFEAANVPNRSNQSSDDGLNDKPTLQGIRLFPSLADMPIALFAATEDESAIDRTKAALLDITTEMVGPSDGLEDGDLSPTPAGFTYFGQFVFHDIVFSQIFGLPKPTGKTHHLKNASSQGLDLSGLYGRGPIVDAHLYDVPDGADLTACRFPIGLPCMKDSMLPVDRKTVPGRDLPRIDMSGKFISVEGRRSPYRPLVADPRNDDNLVLSQLLCTLMCIHNRIVDLLLGSGTSNPAEAYRRARVYLTSVYRTVVINDYLRKVLAPDIWDHFFASDDFQGTGVSALETFNALPLEFTFGASRFAHAMVRQFYVVNDRSAEDPANLRRMLSFSSLRPGGEIPIPENWIVDWSRFASAHPPSKAQSARRIGPFLSKELTIAGLSSELNGTIRPVAFMDCWRCYDLGLPSGQDVAGAVKSALGDNGIDVPVLTGNDMLPTAACAKRYIYNAGRLQAALQRYPQFLSQTPLSYYIIQEASVLGNDGSHLGPVGSYVVAATIASALFKAADTNLSSGRLIPDVEPKTLAGLLDLNDTAKVPDEVLGGLINNQR, from the coding sequence ATGCTCCACGGCGAAACGTCCTCCTTCGAAGCCGCTAACGTTCCGAACCGGTCAAACCAGAGTTCAGATGACGGGCTCAACGACAAGCCCACCTTGCAAGGCATCAGGCTATTCCCGTCCCTGGCGGACATGCCGATCGCCTTGTTTGCGGCAACCGAAGACGAGAGCGCCATCGACCGCACCAAGGCGGCTTTGTTGGACATCACGACGGAAATGGTTGGCCCGAGCGATGGCCTCGAGGACGGTGACCTCAGCCCGACACCGGCCGGCTTTACCTATTTCGGCCAGTTCGTTTTCCACGACATCGTCTTCAGCCAGATATTCGGGTTGCCCAAGCCGACAGGCAAAACACATCATTTGAAGAACGCGTCCTCGCAAGGTCTTGATCTTTCGGGGCTCTATGGAAGGGGGCCCATCGTCGACGCCCATCTCTACGATGTTCCCGATGGAGCGGATTTGACGGCCTGCCGGTTTCCGATCGGCTTGCCTTGCATGAAGGACAGTATGCTTCCGGTCGATCGCAAGACGGTGCCGGGGCGCGATTTGCCGCGCATCGACATGTCGGGCAAGTTCATCAGTGTCGAGGGTCGGCGGTCGCCATATCGGCCGCTGGTGGCGGACCCACGAAACGACGACAATCTTGTCCTCTCGCAACTGCTGTGCACCCTGATGTGCATCCACAACAGGATCGTGGACCTGCTGCTTGGCAGCGGCACGTCCAATCCAGCCGAAGCCTACAGGCGTGCCAGGGTCTACCTGACCTCGGTTTATCGTACCGTGGTCATCAACGACTATCTGAGAAAGGTCCTGGCTCCCGACATATGGGATCATTTTTTCGCCAGCGACGATTTTCAAGGCACGGGAGTCTCGGCGCTTGAGACGTTCAATGCGCTGCCCTTGGAATTCACTTTCGGGGCGTCGCGTTTTGCCCACGCCATGGTGCGGCAATTCTATGTCGTGAACGACAGGTCGGCCGAAGACCCAGCCAATTTGCGCAGAATGCTGTCCTTCTCCAGCCTGCGCCCGGGTGGGGAGATACCGATACCGGAGAACTGGATCGTCGACTGGAGCCGGTTTGCCTCGGCGCACCCCCCGTCGAAAGCTCAAAGTGCCAGGCGCATAGGACCATTCCTGTCGAAAGAACTGACGATTGCCGGCCTGAGTTCGGAATTGAACGGCACAATCCGGCCGGTCGCCTTCATGGATTGCTGGCGCTGTTATGACCTGGGTTTGCCGTCCGGTCAGGACGTGGCCGGGGCGGTGAAGAGCGCCCTGGGTGACAACGGCATCGATGTGCCGGTCCTGACGGGCAATGACATGCTGCCCACGGCGGCCTGCGCCAAACGCTACATCTACAATGCCGGCCGCCTTCAGGCCGCCTTGCAACGTTACCCGCAGTTCCTGAGCCAAACACCTCTCTCTTACTACATCATCCAGGAGGCGTCCGTTCTTGGCAATGACGGCAGCCATCTTGGCCCGGTTGGCTCCTATGTCGTGGCCGCCACGATCGCATCCGCACTGTTCAAGGCCGCCGATACGAATCTCTCTTCTGGCAGGCTCATCCCGGACGTGGAGCCGAAAACGCTGGCAGGACTGCTCGATCTCAATGATACTGCGAAGGTACCGGACGAAGTGCTTGGCGGCCTGATCAACAATCAGCGCTGA
- a CDS encoding IS66 family transposase — MVATALDAVPDDIGALRAALTAALARAEDETARATLIEAELAVARAKASDDAALIAHQGLTIRKLQRALHGQSSERSARLHDQMELTFEELESTATEDEIAAEQAAARTTEVAPYVRKRPARQPFPEHLPRERVVEPAPTACHCCGGHRLRRLGEDITETLEVVPRQWKVIQHVREKFTCRDCEAISQAPAPFHATPRGWAGPGLLAMILFEKFGQHQPLNRQAERYAREGVPLSLSTLADQVGAGAAVLMPLFKRLEAHVLAASRLHGDDTTVPVLAKGKTDTGRLWTYVRDDRPFGGADPPAVVFYYSRDRRGEHPEAHLAGWSGILQADAYGGYGDLYATGRQPAPILEASCWAHSRRKVFELADIEAAARKKAHGEKPNLVYPLAVEAVKRIDALFDIERAINGLSPGQRHAVRKERSAPLVTELERWMIETRDKLSRGHDLTKAFNYMLRRWSSFTRFLDDGRICLSNNAAERALRGIALGRKSWLFCGSDRGGQRAAVLYSLIVSAKLNDVDPQAWLADILARIAAHPAQRIDDLLPWNWRSAKLRTQPAAA, encoded by the coding sequence ATGGTTGCCACCGCCCTGGATGCTGTTCCGGACGATATCGGTGCGCTGAGAGCAGCGCTGACCGCGGCGCTGGCCAGAGCCGAAGACGAGACCGCGCGCGCTACGCTGATCGAGGCCGAACTGGCGGTCGCCAGGGCCAAGGCATCGGATGATGCGGCGCTGATCGCACATCAGGGTCTGACGATCCGCAAGTTGCAGCGGGCGCTGCATGGTCAGAGTTCTGAACGCTCAGCCCGCCTGCACGACCAGATGGAGCTCACCTTCGAGGAACTCGAGAGCACGGCGACGGAAGACGAGATCGCCGCCGAACAGGCGGCGGCCCGGACCACTGAGGTGGCACCTTATGTGCGCAAACGACCGGCGCGCCAGCCATTTCCAGAGCATCTGCCGCGCGAACGCGTGGTTGAGCCGGCGCCGACCGCTTGCCACTGCTGCGGCGGTCATCGGCTGCGCAGGCTGGGTGAGGATATCACCGAGACGCTGGAGGTGGTGCCGCGGCAATGGAAGGTGATCCAACACGTGCGGGAGAAGTTCACCTGCCGCGACTGTGAGGCGATCAGCCAGGCACCGGCGCCGTTCCACGCCACCCCGCGCGGCTGGGCTGGCCCCGGCCTGCTGGCGATGATCCTGTTCGAGAAGTTCGGCCAGCATCAGCCGCTCAACCGCCAGGCTGAACGCTATGCCCGCGAAGGCGTGCCGCTCAGCCTGTCGACGCTCGCCGACCAGGTCGGCGCCGGCGCCGCGGTGCTGATGCCGCTGTTCAAGCGGCTCGAAGCCCATGTGCTGGCCGCTTCACGTCTGCACGGCGACGACACGACGGTGCCGGTCCTGGCCAAGGGCAAGACCGATACCGGCCGATTATGGACCTATGTGCGCGATGACCGGCCGTTCGGCGGCGCCGATCCGCCGGCGGTGGTGTTCTACTATTCCCGCGATCGCCGAGGCGAACATCCCGAGGCGCATCTCGCCGGCTGGAGCGGCATTCTGCAGGCCGACGCCTATGGCGGTTATGGTGATCTCTATGCGACGGGCCGTCAGCCGGCGCCTATTCTGGAAGCCAGCTGCTGGGCCCACAGCCGGCGCAAAGTGTTCGAGCTGGCCGATATCGAAGCGGCGGCGCGCAAGAAGGCGCACGGCGAGAAGCCCAACCTGGTCTATCCGCTAGCGGTTGAAGCCGTGAAGCGCATCGATGCCCTGTTCGATATCGAGCGCGCGATCAACGGCCTGTCGCCAGGCCAACGCCACGCCGTGCGCAAAGAGCGGAGCGCGCCGCTGGTCACCGAGCTCGAGCGCTGGATGATCGAGACGCGCGACAAGCTCTCGCGCGGACACGATCTGACCAAGGCCTTCAACTACATGCTGCGTCGCTGGTCGTCCTTCACCCGGTTCCTCGACGATGGGCGGATTTGCCTATCCAACAATGCAGCCGAGCGAGCCCTGCGCGGCATCGCTCTCGGCAGAAAGTCCTGGCTGTTCTGCGGTTCCGATCGCGGCGGACAGCGCGCTGCCGTTCTCTACAGCCTGATCGTCAGCGCCAAGTTGAATGACGTCGACCCTCAGGCCTGGCTCGCCGATATCCTGGCGCGCATCGCAGCCCACCCAGCACAGCGGATCGATGATTTGCTGCCATGGAATTGGAGATCTGCAAAATTGCGGACCCAACCAGCGGCGGCCTGA
- a CDS encoding YcaO-like family protein yields the protein MLLQGPHWIKLASLPQRDQLLTLIQDGITERRRSRAHDLDVLANLAATLSAAPGNGMPLLRFATRYDIGVEVFDVPGGFLAMSNIAPFEGSEERITASGKGFDAAGAVLACLGEAAEISSWACRADDVTASAHIACPVDGMRIDAVDVLGFSQEQINNRARLNRAWHGWDTIPSADHLGSPGLWVHVQSFHDDTTALCPAFLCYGRLGDVAYDDASLNVDSNGCAAGTTRADARTRALLELVERDATGIWWHRGSLRTRLDVAQLNDQGLASHIQQHRRATGRRLWLLDISSFRTAIVVAAISCEDSGEGMAVGFGAGFRLVNAARSAFLELVQSEATMEAHAERIERPWNATAGDGDCRMTRWKRFADVRNFRFAIGEPAAGLDNADTGDVDDLLDEIDEVCGQRVWFADLSRSEIGIPVAKAICEGLSHFKVRWGCRRNTAPSIAVVSSRTISGLSQARKLLI from the coding sequence TTGCTGTTGCAAGGGCCGCATTGGATAAAGCTCGCATCGCTGCCGCAGCGGGACCAGTTGTTGACGCTGATCCAAGACGGAATCACCGAGCGCCGCCGGTCGCGTGCCCATGATCTTGATGTGTTGGCGAATCTGGCTGCGACCCTTTCTGCCGCGCCTGGCAATGGCATGCCGCTTTTGCGCTTCGCTACCCGCTACGACATTGGCGTTGAAGTGTTCGATGTACCAGGCGGGTTCCTGGCAATGTCCAATATTGCTCCCTTCGAAGGCAGTGAGGAACGAATTACAGCAAGTGGCAAAGGCTTCGATGCTGCCGGGGCCGTGTTGGCTTGCCTGGGAGAGGCTGCGGAGATTTCCAGTTGGGCCTGCAGAGCCGACGACGTCACGGCGTCAGCACACATCGCCTGTCCAGTGGATGGGATGAGGATCGATGCGGTTGATGTGCTGGGCTTCTCGCAGGAGCAGATCAACAATCGCGCCCGGCTCAACAGAGCATGGCACGGTTGGGATACAATCCCTTCGGCGGATCACTTGGGCAGTCCTGGGCTATGGGTGCACGTTCAAAGCTTCCATGACGACACGACAGCGCTCTGTCCGGCATTTCTTTGCTACGGCCGCTTAGGCGATGTCGCATATGACGATGCAAGCTTGAACGTCGACTCCAATGGCTGCGCGGCAGGCACGACGCGGGCCGATGCGAGGACTCGCGCCTTGCTTGAACTCGTAGAGCGAGACGCCACCGGCATCTGGTGGCACCGAGGATCCTTGAGAACGCGGCTGGATGTCGCGCAGCTTAATGACCAGGGCTTGGCGTCTCATATCCAGCAGCATCGGCGCGCCACGGGACGAAGGCTGTGGCTTCTGGACATATCGTCCTTCCGGACGGCCATCGTGGTAGCGGCGATCAGCTGCGAAGACAGCGGCGAGGGCATGGCGGTTGGCTTCGGAGCCGGCTTCCGTTTGGTGAATGCCGCCAGGTCCGCGTTTCTGGAATTGGTGCAATCCGAGGCTACCATGGAGGCCCATGCCGAACGAATTGAACGACCTTGGAATGCAACGGCTGGCGATGGCGACTGCCGGATGACCCGTTGGAAGCGTTTCGCCGACGTGCGCAACTTCCGTTTCGCCATCGGCGAGCCGGCCGCTGGGCTCGACAACGCCGACACGGGAGACGTGGACGACCTGCTGGATGAAATCGACGAAGTGTGTGGACAGCGGGTCTGGTTCGCAGACCTTTCGCGATCCGAGATTGGTATCCCCGTGGCAAAGGCGATCTGCGAGGGATTATCCCACTTCAAGGTGCGCTGGGGCTGCCGCCGAAACACTGCACCTTCCATCGCAGTTGTTTCGAGCAGAACAATCAGCGGCCTCTCGCAGGCCAGGAAACTTTTGATCTAA
- a CDS encoding transposase, with product MSHVTLLTGPERRRRWREEDQFRILAAAFAPGATVAAVARQYDVATSLIYKWRRTLRARETGFAEVVVVPDEPVAASVPAAAPAVIELEIAGKVRLRIPLTTPPTLAAAMVKALGVS from the coding sequence ATGAGCCATGTGACGTTATTGACCGGACCGGAGCGTCGTCGTCGTTGGCGTGAAGAGGATCAGTTCCGGATACTGGCCGCGGCATTCGCGCCCGGGGCCACGGTGGCAGCGGTAGCGCGTCAGTACGATGTCGCGACCAGCCTGATCTATAAGTGGCGCCGAACGCTGAGAGCCCGCGAGACAGGCTTTGCGGAAGTTGTCGTGGTTCCCGATGAGCCTGTCGCCGCTTCGGTGCCGGCGGCGGCCCCAGCGGTGATCGAGCTGGAGATCGCCGGCAAGGTGCGGCTGCGGATTCCGCTGACCACACCGCCGACACTCGCGGCGGCGATGGTGAAGGCGCTGGGCGTTTCATGA
- the tnpB gene encoding IS66 family insertion sequence element accessory protein TnpB (TnpB, as the term is used for proteins encoded by IS66 family insertion elements, is considered an accessory protein, since TnpC, encoded by a neighboring gene, is a DDE family transposase.): MIPVPSQVRIWLAVGRTDMRRGMQGLALQVQETLGRDPHAGDLYVFRGRSGNLIKIIWHDGLGMSLYAKRLEKGRFLWPSPADGTVSISPAQLAYMLDGIDWRNPRHTFRPQRAG, translated from the coding sequence ATGATCCCGGTTCCGAGCCAGGTGCGGATCTGGTTGGCGGTCGGCCGGACCGATATGCGTCGCGGAATGCAAGGCCTCGCTCTGCAGGTCCAGGAGACGTTGGGCCGGGATCCGCATGCCGGGGATCTTTATGTCTTCCGAGGCCGCAGCGGCAATCTGATCAAGATTATCTGGCATGATGGGCTCGGCATGTCGCTGTATGCAAAACGGCTCGAAAAGGGCCGGTTCCTATGGCCGTCGCCGGCGGACGGCACGGTTTCCATATCACCGGCGCAGCTCGCCTACATGCTCGACGGGATCGATTGGCGCAACCCGCGCCACACGTTCCGCCCCCAGCGCGCGGGCTGA